A window from Centropristis striata isolate RG_2023a ecotype Rhode Island chromosome 2, C.striata_1.0, whole genome shotgun sequence encodes these proteins:
- the slc38a8b gene encoding putative sodium-coupled neutral amino acid transporter 8, giving the protein MEELARESISLLARSASHADPPRLGSFGAVFIMLKSALGAGLLNFPWAFQKAGGVNTAISVELVSLVFLISGLVILGYASSVSRQNTYQDVVREVCGGAVGQLCEVCFCFNLFMICVAFLVVVQDQLEKLSISLYETVTGSTEGEIPYHWYTDQRFSLFIMCLLIILPLSIPKEIGIQKYTSVLGTLAATYLCVAVIVKYYLMESHTVIITPEHSQGVGSWASMFSVVPTICFGFQCHEACIAIYSSMENQKLFHWVVISVVSMFFCLLIYTLTGVYGFMTFGRAVASDILMSYPGNDVVMIISRLLFGISIITIYPIILLLGRSVILNLMLRVQRRRRGIVTHSFESRCRVVLTVIWISITLLIAMFVPDMGEVISVIGGISAFFIFVFPGLCLVFTMQTEPVNPRVRVILTVWGIITIVVGAFIFGQSTTIAVMELCNKF; this is encoded by the exons ATGGAGGAGCTGGCCCGGGAGAGCATCAGCCTGCTGGCCCGGTCTGCATCTCATGCCGACCCACCGAGGCTCGGCTCGTTCGGTGCCGTGTTCATTATGCTGAAGTCTGCACTGGGAGCCGGCCTGCTCAACTTCCCCTGGGCTTTCCAGAAGGCGGGGGGAGTTAACACGGCCATCAGTGTGGAGCTG gtTTCTCTGGTCTTCCTCATCAGTGGTTTGGTGATCCTCGGCTACGCCTCGTCAGTGAGCAGACAGAACACGTATCAGGACGTGGTGAGAGAGGTGTGTGGAGGAGCTGTGGGTCAACTATGTGAAGTGTGTTTCTGCTTCAACCTCTTCATGATATGTGTCGCTTTCCTGGTGGTGGTGCAGGACCAGCTGGAGAAAT TGAGTATTTCTCTATATGAGACGGTGACGGGCTCCACTGAGGGAGAGATACCGTATCACTGGTACACTGACCAACGGTTCTCCCTCTTCATCATGTGCCTCCTGATCATCCTTCCTCTGTCCATCCCAAAAGAAATCGGCATCCAGAAATACACAAG TGTGTTGGGGACACTGGCGGCGACGTATCTGTGCGTAGCAGTGATTGTCAAATATTACCTGATGGAGAGCCACACTGTTATCATAACTCCAGAGCACAGCCAAGG cgtGGGTTCGTGGGCTTCAATGTTCAGTGTCGTACCGACCATATGCTTTGGCTTCCAG tgccaTGAAGCCTGTATCGCCATCTACAGCAGCATGGAGAACCAGAAGCTCTTCCACTGGGTGGTCATCTCTGTGGTCtccatgtttttctgtttgctcATCTACACTCTAACCG GTGTGTACGGCTTTATGACGTTTGGACGAGCGGTCGCTTCTGATATTTTGATGTCATACCCAGGAAATGATGTGGTCATGATCATCTCCAGACTCCTTTTTGGAATATCAATCATCACCATCTATCCTATTATTCTTCTGCTGGGCAG atcTGTGATCCTGAACCTGATGCTGCGTGTTCAAAGACGTCGTCGGGGAATCGTCACTCATTCGTTTGAGAGTCGCTGCAGAGTCGTTCTCACTGTCATCTGGATCTCCATCACTCTCCTCATCGCCATGTTCGTCCCTGACATGGGCGAGGTCATCAGTGTCATCGGAGGAATCAGCGCCTTCTTCATCTTTGTGTTTCCTG GTCTCTGTTTAGTGTTCACAATGCAAACTGAACCTGTAAACCCAAGAGTCAG GGTGATTTTAACAGTTTGGGGAATCATAACTATCGTAGTTGGAGCCTTCATCTTCGGACAGAGCACGACCATCGCTGTCATGGAGCTTTGCAACAAATTCTGA